CCTGGGCCGCACCGGATGGGGCTTCCGTGCATCGAGGATGATAGAGGTGTAGTTCAAGCGGCCGTCCCGGTTGCGCTCGTCAAAGCGGCTGGAGCGGCGAATCATCCCGTCTTGTGGATCCCAATCGCGATAGTGGAAGTGACCGTTCTCGTCGAAATATTCCAATAGCTCGACCCGGAACCCCGCCGCCTGGAAGAGGTCACTCAGCCCGCGATAGGTGTAGAGGACCTGGTGGTCGTCGGCACCCGGCCCGCTACCACCGGGTCGCACCCAATCCCGATACCCAGCGTCTGGATGCAGCCCGTCCGGCACGGCCGCTCGCACATACCCTCCTGGCCGCAGATAGCGGTAACAGTTGCGCGCCGCCTCGAGCGCCTCCTCGGGCGCCAGATGCTCCCAGACGTGCTCCGCCAGGACGGCATCTATCGGGCGGAGCGCGAAATGCCTCCGCCAGTCGGACTCGCTGCGCACGTCCAGGGTATCGATATCGGTGGCTATCCAGCCCGGCTGGAAGACGCCACCCGCGCCCACCACCACGCGCAGCGTAGAATCTGCGGCACGCTGCGGGGAGCGGCTGCCGAGCCAGCCAGAGGCCCGGGATCGGGCGAAGTTGAAAAAGCGCTGTAAGAAAGCAGGTGCTTCCATTCAAAGGCGAGGATCGACCAGTCAGCCCCTTGACGGCGCCGTCGACCGAGCGCGGCATGACACGGGCGTCCGCTCCAGCAACTGGTCGAGCATGAGGCGGTGCAGGGAAAGAGACTGGCGGCGCGGCCAGCGTCGCGGGCTACTCCGGGCGATCCTCGGGCTCGCCAACGCCCGCCGCAACTCTGACCGGGGGTGCTTCAGCCTCCGGGGGGGCCGCACCGTTGCGCAGTCCCCGTGCCCAAGCCAACAGACGGGCAGGAATGAGATCGCCCACGGCCTCCCTGGAAAGCTCCTGCAATTCGGAGTACTCGCGCGGGTTCGCCTGCAACTGGCGCTTCAGGAACTCCAGCAGGAAAGCCAGCCCTACGGAAAACACGAGTGCGGCAAGGGCAGCCAACACGCCATTGGAAACGGGAGAGCGCCCGCCACGGATCTCGGCCTCAACCGTGTTCTCCGGCTGTTCGATCACCGTTATCAACGGGGTGTTGCGCGCCTCCTCGATACGCATCTGCTCATTGCTTTGCGCCAGCGAGGAATAGATCTGCAACCGCAGGTCCACCCTCCGTTCCAGCCGCTTCTGTTCAAAGGCCAGGTGGGACGCGCCGATATAGCCGCGGTTCTCCTCCAGGAACTGCTGCAGCGCTGCCTCCGCCTTCTCCAGCTCAGCCCGCGCAATCTCCAGACGCTCCTCCACGAACTTGCGCTCCACCCCCACCTGAGAGCGGCGTCGGTCCAGATTGAACTGGTGCACCAGCTCTAGCAGCCGCCGATTCAACTGCACGGCCAGCTCCCGCCAGGCCGCCCTGGTGATGAGCACCAGGAAGCCCGTGGCCGCATCTACCTTGATCTCGACGCCGCCGGCGATCATCTTCGCCGCCCCTGCAAGCTGCGCCTTTTCATCTTCCTGAGACAACTGACCGCCCGGACCGTGTAGTATCTCGAGCAGCGTTCCCCGCACCGTATCGACGGCACCTGTCTCGCGCACCATTGGTATCGTGTACTCGGTCAGCGCAACCTGCCGCAGCAGGTCGCGCGAGCTTAGCAGCCACTTGTAGAAGTCGGGAGACTGATCTCTCGGGCCGCCACCCGTGAAGCCCAACTGGGCAGCGATCCCGCTCACGCGCGAGGCGCTTTGACCTTCACCCGTCACGAACATCGACTGGGCCACAAACTGCCGGCTCGGCGCTGCCGTGAAAAGAGCGCCGGCGACGAACGCAACCAGCGGCAAGCCGACGACCATGCGCCGTCGCCGCAACAACAGATTGACAAGCGTGAGAAGGGAAATCCCCTCCGGCTCGGCGGACGGGACTGTTTCAGCGGAGGCGCCGCCACGGTCGGCCGCACCAACGGGCGGCCCGTTCTGGGGCATGCTCATCATGCTTTCTCTTTTGTTCAGAGTCGGACTACCCCGAGTTGCGCGCCAGAGGCAAATCAGGCCAGGCCGTCACAGGCTCTGAACCTCCTCCAGCGCACGTACGAACTCGGCCAATTGCGCGGCACCATCGTAATGGGGTGCAATGCGGAACGCGCGCTGCCCCATCTCATCCAGTCGCCCGGGGTCGGCCGCGAGCTGACCGATGGCGGCAGCTACCGAAGCGGGCTCGTCCGGATCTGCAACCAGGCCGCAGCCGCTCTCGCTTACAATGCGAGCGGGGTCACTACCCGCGGGCGCTACCGCCAGCACCGGGCGCCCGGCGGCAAGGATCGGGTACAGCTTGCTGGGCACGACCACCCCCTCAAAACCACGCCGCACGGTCACGATATGGAGGTCCGCGGCGCCCAGTACGTACGGTACCTCCTGGGGCGGCCGGTAGGGTAGGAAGCGGACCCGCTTGGAGCCGTTGGCGAGCAGCTCGAGGCGCTCACGCTCCGCGCCATCCCCAATGAACACCACCCCCACGTGATCGCCCTCCAGCAGCTCGACAGCACGCAGCAAGGTCTCCCAGGCGCCGTAAAACCCCAGGTTACCGGCGTGCAGGACGACGAAGCGGAAGCCGCTCCGGATCTCCTGCACTACGGGGTGGTCCCGCCGGATCGCAGGCGGCGGCTCGATGACGCCATCGCGCACGACCTGGACGCGCTCGGCGGGCACCCCCTTCTGCACCACGCGCTCGCGCATGTCCTCGCCCAGTACAATGACGCGATCCGCGCGCCGCAGCGCCCAGCGGTGTACCACGTCCCAGACGCGTACCCACCACGCGTCGCGCACCACTCCGCTGGCCAGGGCCATATCCGGGTAGAGGTCCCGAATGTTGTAGACAAATGGGCGCCGCCGCAGCGTGGCCACCACGGCGCCGGCAATCCCGGCCATTGGCGGATCCGTCATCGCCAGAACCAGATCGGCCCGGATCATCAGAGCGCGCGGCACGGCCAGGGCGAGGTAGGAAAGGTAATTCGAAATCCGGCGCCAGAGGCGGTAGCGGGGGAAAGCCGTGGAGCCCAGCCGCTCGATCACCAGGTTACCTGATTCCTGCCGCCGCCTTACATAAAAGGGGTGCTCTTCTGCGGGGTCGTAGGACGGACGGCCAGCCAGGACAGTAACACGGTGTCGCTGAGCCAGTGCATCAGCGACCAGCCGCGCCATCCTGGCCGTCGCGGCCGTGTCCGGCGGGAAATACTGGTTGAGCAGCAGTACGTGCATGCCGTACCCTCAGGCGTCGCCCGGGTCAGTGCCCGCCCGGAGCGACCACGCCAGCCCGGGCCACGAGCCGCGCCTCAAGCGGCTCCGTCCCGGGTGAGCAGGTAATTGCCCAAAACCAGCACGTCCAGCTTGGTACGCGAGAAGCAGGATAAGGCATCCTCCGGCGTGCAGACGATCGGCTCGTTG
This genomic interval from Gemmatimonadota bacterium contains the following:
- a CDS encoding glycosyltransferase family 4 protein: MHVLLLNQYFPPDTAATARMARLVADALAQRHRVTVLAGRPSYDPAEEHPFYVRRRQESGNLVIERLGSTAFPRYRLWRRISNYLSYLALAVPRALMIRADLVLAMTDPPMAGIAGAVVATLRRRPFVYNIRDLYPDMALASGVVRDAWWVRVWDVVHRWALRRADRVIVLGEDMRERVVQKGVPAERVQVVRDGVIEPPPAIRRDHPVVQEIRSGFRFVVLHAGNLGFYGAWETLLRAVELLEGDHVGVVFIGDGAERERLELLANGSKRVRFLPYRPPQEVPYVLGAADLHIVTVRRGFEGVVVPSKLYPILAAGRPVLAVAPAGSDPARIVSESGCGLVADPDEPASVAAAIGQLAADPGRLDEMGQRAFRIAPHYDGAAQLAEFVRALEEVQSL
- a CDS encoding methyltransferase domain-containing protein encodes the protein MEAPAFLQRFFNFARSRASGWLGSRSPQRAADSTLRVVVGAGGVFQPGWIATDIDTLDVRSESDWRRHFALRPIDAVLAEHVWEHLAPEEALEAARNCYRYLRPGGYVRAAVPDGLHPDAGYRDWVRPGGSGPGADDHQVLYTYRGLSDLFQAAGFRVELLEYFDENGHFHYRDWDPQDGMIRRSSRFDERNRDGRLNYTSIILDARKPHPVRPRVADARAADRSDRR